The nucleotide window taggcaaccactggaggtttttaagaaggggagtgacatgcccagagagtttctgcaggaagatgatccgggcagcggagtgaagaatagactggagcagggagagagaggaggaagggagatcagagagaaggctgacacagtaatctagccgggctattactagagcctgtagcagtaaggtagccatttggatggagaggaaagggcggatcttggcgatattataaaggtgagaccagcaggttttggagCATCCATATGAGAAGAGGCCTGTGCCCCGTAAAGACAATGGACACAACAGGTGGAGGGTAGAGGGAGATCAGACTCTCCTTGGGGCCCAGGATAGCCTAGAACTAACACTCTTCTGTTTGGGTAAAGGAGAAATGGGGAATCAGGACTTTAGTCAAAACCATGACTGGATCAGACTCATCCAGCCCTCCTCTCCTGtctgcagagggagggaatcagaGCACGGATGGACAGACCCCTTTTGTGTCTGTCGATGGCCCGGGTGGGGCAATTCTCCCATCCATCTGCTCCAAGTGCTCAGAGGAGCATTTTAGGATAAGGGCACTCTGTCATCCACCACTCCAAAGATGTGCTATCCAACTCTATGCCAGTGGATTCTAAGCTTGAGGGCTGGGAGTAGATATGTTGATGTTGTTGCATTCTCCCGAgctcagtaataacaataataataatattgatggtatctgttaagtgcttactatgtgccaaacactgttctagcactggggtagatactaggttataggattgtcccacatgaggctcgcagtctttaatccccattttacagatgaggtatctgaagcacagagaagttgtgacttgcccagagtcacaaagctgacagctTTATTGAttaattagaaccctcgacctctgactcccaagcccgtgttctttccactaagccacactgcttctctgtccagtaCAGCATCTAGCACTCAGTGGGCTGTCAGtatatacctttgattgactgagtgatgggGGTCACATGACAGTGGTACTTGGGAAGGAAGAGCAAACTGAAAGATGAGAGAGAGCTGACATTGAGGCTGGactggagggacaggagaggatgAGGGCGAAGGAGATGACTGCTCCACCTCCATGTGTGCCTGCAGTGGATGGCAGCACTAGGGATGGAGATCTCTCTGCCTTAACTCCCTGgggttgagtcagtcagtcaatcatatttattgagtgcttactgtttgcagagcactggaataagtgcttgggagagtacaatatagaaataaacaggcatattccctgcccacaatgagcttaccctctagaaggGGAGTGAGGGGGCTTCCAGGGAAGGAAGCAGCAGCAATCATGACTGTTTTAGGGTCAGCATCTGCTATAGCTGCTTTTCTGGaagtccctgcccccttccttctcctgggGCCTAGAAGCAAAGGACACTGCTATCATCACCTCTTCCCTCACAGCGGGAGATGCTGTGGGTAGTATGCTCAGTTGGGGGGAGAAGCTGATTGAGGAAACATGAGGGACACTCTGGTAATGGTCATCCCAGTTCCCATCCAATCCTCAAGATGACTCTGGTCTGAGATAGGGCCAGAACCATCTTGTCTATTCAAAGATGATGCAACTGATAATGATTTATATGCATGGGCTTGAGAAGTCCAGTGCCCAACGTTTGGCCCTGCACACAAATAAATACTGTCCTTTCATTCCTGGCTGTACATATCCCTTGGGGCTCTGGGAGCAGATTGTGATTATCTCTTTGGCTTATGGTCTGACCAAAACCAAAGTCCCCTCCTGaaattgctgtgtgccaggctagTCCAGGTGAAGCAGTTGTCTTCCTGCAGTGCAGATCCATGCTACCTTGTGAGCTTGTGCTTTATGGTCAATTCAAACTACTTTTTCTACCCTTCCTGCTCACCAGAGGAGAAATGGGAAACCATCAACTCACCATACAGCAGCTTATTAGGTATCCCGCTGTAATCCATTCTCCTTTGTGCCCTGGGCAGCAGAACAGAGTACATCAAAGCAAGCACTGCTACATTTCTGGTGGACTGACTGAGGTCCAGAACcttagcttggcctactggaaagaacacaggcctgggagtcagaggactaggatcaaattctggttctgcaacctctctgctgtgtgaccttgggcaagtcactttactcctctgtgcctcacttacctcatctgtaaaatggggattgagactgtgagctccacatgggacagggactgtgtccaatctgatttcctgtatctaccccagtgcttagtacagtgcctggcacatagcaactgcttaacaaataccataattattattttctgctatttgacctcaggctaatcacttcatttccctatcCTTTAgtttccttgtttgtaaaatggggattaaatgtctccctcctatgtagactgtgagccctgtgtgggacagggactatgtccaacctaattaccttgtgtaaaccccagtggttagtacagtgcctggcacagagtaagcactaaaaataCCCACCCAGCCCCCAGAAAAATGACCCTGAACGTATTGTTTAGAAAATCAGTTGAGTTGTCTATGAGAGGAATAATTCACTTAGTCATAAAGAAGACTGGATCCTGAACTGCTCTAAACTATCAGTTTTATCTGAAGCTTGAAGCCAAGTGACCATCACCTTCTGTCTATCACTCTCCTGAAGGACATTAAAGCATCTTTGTCCATTAAAGCATCACTTGTTCCCCACTCAAGAGGGATCCTGGCTAGAGGATTTGAAATGGAAAGCCGTGAACTGCTATAATGGTTTCTGCTGTCAGTGAGAAGTCCCATTTCCACCAGGGCTGCTCTCAAAGTTCAGTTTGGAATTACTGACCCTCCCAGGGccactgtgataataatgatggtatttgttaagtgctatgctctaggcactggggcaAGGTATCtataatacagtcagatcaggcatgatccctttcccacatcgggctcttcatctaagcaagagagagaacagctatttaatccccactttacagattgggaaatcaaggcacagaggcattcagtgactcacccacgaTCACCCAGTAAGTGATGgacctgaaattagaacccatgtctcctgcctcccttcaatcaattcatcatatttattgagtgttcactgcatGCAAaatactgtaataagctcttattattattattattattattattaagtgctgtcgagtcatttttgATTCTTAGTAACcctatggatatactttctccagaacatcctgtcctctgtgataatccgcaacctttctaatggttcttcttttatcttctgcctcttccatgctttccttggacttttcctagcactagtatcttctccagagaatcagtcctttTGATTAAGTGTCCAGAATATGCTAAACGAAGTCAAGTAATTTGACCTTCTAAATACCACTTCCATtttatttgctccaaaatccatttgtttttcaggcagtccacggGATTCACAAAaggcttctccaacaccacatttcaaaagaatcgatattctttctatcctgttttttcaccatccagcttttggatccatacattgtcactggaaataccatatagttgacagtttgtatttttgtggaatTGTTACATGAGCACATTtcgtgactttttccaggcttttcatagcaagtcttcctaacattaatcttcggcatatttctggactactagttcctttattattgattaagcccagtacaacagagtttggagatatgatccttgctctcaaggagtttacagtccaccccAATGTTTCTCAAGCTTCCTCTGCTCAATTGGCAAACaccctctgtgactttgagctcTTGGGTTGCCTATCTCTATGTCTCAGAGGATTGGGGAGAGAGATTTCAATTGACCTCAGAGACGGTGTTGAGGAGTGACTGGGAAGGCAGTTAACAAATTGTGTTGCAAATGTCTAGGACCATGGAACACCAAACTCCAACTGGGGAAGTGAAGTTTtctgaaaagaagaggaggattcCACCAGGAGATCTTCCTCAAGAGAGGCCTTTCCTCCTATGGAACAGATTGAGCACCCTGTCCCGGATCTCCCTGGTCTTCATCCCATATACGATTggattgaaggtggggggaaccaGGATGTAGAGGTTGCCAATGATGACGTGGACATAGGGGGCCACGTTGTGGCCGATGTGATgactgaggaaagagaagagggctgggatgtagcccATGAGGATCACTGCGATATGAGCCCTACAAGTGCCGAAGGCCTTGACCCGAGCTTCTGGGGATGACAGCCGGAGGACTGTCTGGACGATCCTGAAATAGGATAGAGCGAtgaaaatggagtccaggcccaCGACAGAGAGGGCCACCGTCAAACCATAGATCTTGCTGACAAGGAGACCTGAGCAGGCCAATTTGACCAATCCCATGTGTTCGCAGTAGGTGTTGGCGATGACATTGGTCCCGCAAAATGGCAGTGCCTTCGCCAGGCAGCACAAGGGGGCAACCAAAACTGAGCCCCGGGCCACGATAGCCAACCCGATCTTCACGATGACAGAGTTGGTGAGCACCGAGTTGTAGCGGAGTGGATCGCAGATGGCGACGTAGCGGTCAAAGGCCATGGCAACCAGGATGGTGGACTCCATGACCGACAGTGAGTGGATGAAGAACATCTGGAGCAGGCAGGCATCTATGTGGATTTCCTTGTCATCACACCAGAAGATGGACAGGGTTTTGGGCAGGACTGTGGTGGAGCCTATGAGGTCGGTAATGGCCAACATACAGAGGAAGAAGTACATAGGTGCATGCAGTGATTCTTCCCGGGCGATGACCAGCAAGATGGTGCAGTTCCCCAGGATGGTGACAATGTAGACgagcaagaagaggagggagaaccagaCATGGAAACTTTCCAGTTCGGGGATCCCAACTAGGATGAATATGGATGGATTTGAGAAAGAGATGTTGGGGCTGACAGGGGCCATGTTGGCTTGGACTGACTTCAGGGAGGAGATGGTCATTGGCACTAGAGAAGAATGGATTTACAGGAGGAAGAAACTCAGAAGAAATAACAGGAAGAAAGGATCTAGGTGGCTTTTTCAggaaagatggggagatgaaagggagTTAGGGaagccctaatcaatcaatccgtgatatatgttgtgagcacttaatgagggcagagcctggtactaagcacttggaagagtggcaCAACAAAAGCAGATACGACAGGAGTTTTCAATTCAGCAGAGGATGCAGATtctgaaataaattagaggtagagcAGAACTAAACATATTCTTTAGTTCTgcgggggcagggaagggtgagTTTTTTTGAGACTTTCGAACTCAAGTTGACTGGCTCCTGCCAcagcccccttccctttcttggaGCCAAGCTCCTGAGTGGAAGAttctacagtgtcctgcatgccCCATGCTGCACACTGACCAAAGGGAACATTCTGGGGTGAGGAGTCTCGGGGCGGAAGACAGTTGAAGTCTGTGGTGGAGTGAGATGGTGTCGATACAGCCTTCTCCGCCGCTGCCACCCCATGGCTGCCATGTGCACAACTGTCATCTGTACTGCTGGCTCTAGGGATGAGGGATAAGGGGACTGGCAAGGGTTgggatctgggaggggagaaggtgtcTGTGGGATGAGTGGGAAAGGCGGGGGCATAGAactgagggaggcaggagaggatccagtgcttagtacagtacatagcacatagtaagcgcttaactagactgtaagcccagtgtgggcagggatggtatctctctattgctgaattgtactttcctagtgctttgtacagtgctctgcacacagtaggtgctcaataaataagattgaatgaatgaatgacccacctTTCTACGTTCTGGAAGCTCTCTCTCAGCAGCTGTCCGGTCAACCAGGAGTGGCCGAAGGACTTTTTAATCCAgccaggagatggggagagagtgggtggggagagagggtcatGATGAGatctgtaaataaattacagatatctacaagtattggggggctgggaggggagatgaataaaggaaggaagtcatggcaatgcagaagagagaagtggtaaggagggcttagtcaggaaaggtctctcagaggagatgtgccttaaataaggctttgaaggggaggagagtaatgtctgtcagatatgagaaggaaaGGCAATCCATGTCAGAGGAAGGTTGTGGAAGAAATTTcatcagtgagatagacgagatcaaggtacagtgagaaggttagcattagagtagtgaagtgcgcgagctgggttgtagcaggagagtagcgaatgaggtagatgggggcaaggtgattgaatgctttaaattcGATAGTgcagaatttttgtttgatgcagaggtgaaagggcaaccactggaagttcttgaggggtggggaaacatggcctgaacatttttgtagaaaaataatctgggcagcagaatgaaatatgaactggagtggggaaagacaggaggcagggaagtaaaCAAGAAgcctgatacagtaataaagatgGGGTAGaataagtgattagattaacttggcagtagtttggatggagaggaaagggaggattttggtgatgttgtgaaggtggaacctactggatttagtgatggatcgataTGTTGGTCAAATGAGAGAGAGCAATCAAAAACAGCAGCAAGGTTAGAGGCTTGTGccgcaggaaggatggtggtgccatccatggTGCCGTCTTCGGCTCATTGGTGCCAGCACCTGCCTGCTGTCTCAttgtcccatcctcctcctcctccttctcctccttctcttccttccataTCACCCTCCATGACTCCTCAATAGATCTGTTCATACCCCTCCCTAGACATAGATTAACCACCCCCTTAATGGTGAAAGTTCCTCAGGATTCAGTTCtggtccctttcttttctccatctacaccaactcccttggagaacttattcactcccatggtttcaactacccccTCTATGCAGATAcatcacaaatctacatctctggccctgatctctcGCCTTATCTACAGTCtctaattttctccttccttcaaaaTATCTCTTCTCGGATGTCTCACAGACACCtgaagcttaacatgtctaaatcagaattccttatcttcccacacaaaccctgtcctctccctgactttcctgtcactgaagTTAGCACCATCACTCTTTTCGCAAAAGCCCAGAACCGTGATGTttctcttgactcatctctctcattcaacccatacaatcaatctgtcactaaatcctttcagttcaagcTTCACAATATCACAAAAATccaactttcctctccattcaaactactatcACGTTAATCGtagcaattatcctatcccaccttcattactgcatcaacctctttcttgacctccctgcccccgtctcttcccactccagtccacacttcatgctgctgcctggatcatttctctgcaaaaacgttcagtccgtgttcttccactcctcaagaacctccagtggttgcccatccacctccacatcaaacagaacctccttaccatgggctttgaagcacttaatcaccttgcccctcttctcCTACCTTACCCCGCTGCCTTTACTAGTAAAACCCAATgcacacattttactcctctattgctaacctactcactgtgcctctatctcatctatttctccACCAATTTCTCGCctacatactgcctctggcctggaacaccctcccacttaaTATCCAaaagactattactctcccctctttcaaaaccttattgaaatcacatctgttccaagagaccatccccaaTTGGGAccttacttcctcttctccaactccattCCGAGTCatccttgcatttagatttgcagcctttattcatcttttcctgatccccacaacacttatgtacatatccccaaTAATTTGCATTAATGCCTgactgccctctagactgaaagcttgttttgggcagggaatgtgtttacccaactctgttatattgtactctcacaagcacttgatatagtgctctgcacacaaaaaataaatgtgattatcttatatctaccccagcacttagtacagtttttggcacataataagcccttaagaaaaatcattattattatctgtgcacaGTATAGTTTAAACTGCTTGCTCCCCTGTCCCTGGACTGGGGAATTTCTACCTCTAGGCagacttctcttctccttcccgcaCAGTCCTTCCATTTGCCTGCAATGGGTTCTAGACACTGAATCTGGTAAGAGAGGCAGTTCCAGGGACATTTTCAGTCAAATGGACTCCTCAATCACTCTGGTCCCAACTGTACTTTCTCTAAGTTGGCCCATTTGTTCTGCTCCCACACAAGCATTCTgccacctgaataataataataataataataataataatgataataataaccacttTCCTCCCCAAGCCACTCTCTAAATCCTTCCCCTGTATAAGAGAAGATCAAAGTTGAAACAGGTATTCTATGATTGGAGAAATTGCCATAGACCTGAATTAGCACTCTATCCCAACCCAGACTCACATCAttctaataaataaaatatttatagTCCCCTCAGCCAGTGTCAAAGAACTTTACTACCTTTCCTCAATCCCTTCAGTAAAAGCAGGGGGCATTGGAACTGGGGGAATAAAATACTTAAATAGAAAACACTTTCTCTACAAAATATACTAAAGAAGTACCTGTTCTTTGCAGCGCTGCAACATCACAGACCTAATTGGAAAACAGGAAGTGAGATATGACAAGTAGcct belongs to Ornithorhynchus anatinus isolate Pmale09 chromosome 2, mOrnAna1.pri.v4, whole genome shotgun sequence and includes:
- the LOC114805503 gene encoding olfactory receptor 52K1-like; protein product: MTISSLKSVQANMAPVSPNISFSNPSIFILVGIPELESFHVWFSLLFLLVYIVTILGNCTILLVIAREESLHAPMYFFLCMLAITDLIGSTTVLPKTLSIFWCDDKEIHIDACLLQMFFIHSLSVMESTILVAMAFDRYVAICDPLRYNSVLTNSVIVKIGLAIVARGSVLVAPLCCLAKALPFCGTNVIANTYCEHMGLVKLACSGLLVSKIYGLTVALSVVGLDSIFIALSYFRIVQTVLRLSSPEARVKAFGTCRAHIAVILMGYIPALFSFLSHHIGHNVAPYVHVIIGNLYILVPPTFNPIVYGMKTREIRDRVLNLFHRRKGLS